The following proteins come from a genomic window of Oricola thermophila:
- a CDS encoding DUF7146 domain-containing protein, with the protein MSAATDAFIEEARAVGVLEAFDRAGGQRGGLRRAGAEWIGPCPVAGGRDGFAIHPGKNAWNCRKCGVGGKDGIGLVAHMLGHDVRTRDGFLSACAAVLMRDPPDGSPETPEARAARERAVAEAREKAERAAAAREREQNAFREREIARAQRIVFAASALREGDPVKAYLRARGADLWQGVPTRIKFHADLPYWADRETCIGAFPAMVIPFMAADGALIGCHCTWIDLSNPPKFRRDFGVDEAGCPRPSKKMRGRKKGGILPLAGHGGRARRWVVGEGVENTLAVALCEGFRGDTFYAAAGDLGNLAGKADPASRFRHPTERRTDALGRSRPVFVPGPEPDWSAEAMPVLDHVEALVLLADADSEPVFTASAMARARKRHGAPGRTVAVAWPAPGHGDFSEWVSDGMREGLETA; encoded by the coding sequence ATGAGCGCGGCAACGGATGCATTCATCGAGGAGGCGCGAGCCGTCGGGGTGCTGGAGGCGTTCGATCGCGCGGGCGGTCAGCGCGGCGGGCTGCGCAGGGCGGGCGCCGAGTGGATCGGACCGTGTCCGGTGGCCGGCGGGCGCGACGGCTTCGCCATCCATCCGGGCAAGAACGCCTGGAACTGTCGCAAATGCGGCGTTGGCGGAAAGGACGGGATCGGGCTTGTCGCGCACATGCTCGGTCATGACGTGAGGACGCGGGACGGTTTCCTGTCGGCCTGCGCAGCCGTGCTGATGCGCGATCCCCCGGACGGAAGCCCCGAAACCCCGGAGGCGCGGGCCGCGCGCGAGCGGGCGGTCGCCGAAGCGAGGGAGAAGGCCGAAAGGGCTGCGGCGGCGCGCGAGCGCGAGCAGAACGCGTTCCGCGAGCGCGAGATCGCACGCGCGCAACGCATCGTGTTCGCGGCGTCCGCGTTACGTGAAGGTGACCCCGTGAAAGCCTATCTCAGGGCGCGCGGCGCGGATCTGTGGCAGGGCGTGCCGACGCGCATCAAGTTCCATGCCGATCTTCCGTACTGGGCCGACAGGGAAACCTGCATCGGCGCGTTCCCGGCCATGGTGATCCCTTTCATGGCGGCCGACGGGGCGTTGATCGGCTGCCACTGCACATGGATCGACCTTTCCAATCCGCCGAAATTCCGCAGGGACTTTGGCGTGGACGAGGCCGGCTGCCCCCGTCCGTCCAAGAAGATGCGCGGCCGCAAGAAGGGCGGCATCCTGCCGCTTGCCGGGCATGGCGGACGCGCGCGGCGCTGGGTGGTCGGCGAGGGGGTTGAGAATACTCTGGCCGTGGCGCTGTGCGAGGGCTTTCGCGGGGATACCTTCTATGCCGCCGCCGGCGACCTGGGCAATCTCGCCGGAAAGGCGGACCCGGCATCCCGGTTCCGCCACCCGACCGAAAGGCGCACCGACGCGCTCGGCCGGTCGCGGCCCGTTTTCGTGCCGGGGCCGGAACCAGACTGGAGCGCCGAGGCGATGCCGGTCCTCGATCACGTGGAAGCGCTTGTGCTGCTGGCCGATGCCGATTCCGAGCCGGTATTCACGGCATCGGCCATGGCGCGGGCGCGAAAACGCCACGGGGCGCCCGGCCGCACGGTCGCGGTCGCCTGGCCAGCGCCGGGCCATGGCGACTTCTCCGAATGGGTGTCGGACGGGATGAGGGAAGGGCTGGAGACGGCATGA
- a CDS encoding DNA methyltransferase, with protein sequence MTDLAAYDAFLRAKAASARPAGEAVTAADINPLLKDHQRAIVEWAVRGGRRAIFAAFGLGKTFMQIEAVECLRRLHGGRGLIVAPLGVRQEFMRDVLTLATGEHPDITDAQRAQLHAWQDGRPERVPSLRFIRRIEEADETGLYITNYETVRDGKLDPRLFDITSLDEASCLRGFGGTKTFREFMKLFAGDDRHAGTKNDGVKYRFVATATPSPNDYIELLAYAAYLGIMDVGEAKTRFFRRNSEKADQLTLHPHKEEEFWLWVSSWAVFLQKPSDLGFSDEGYELPPLTVRYHEVRSDLLSGRETRSGQMQLIADAAVGVVDAAREKRASLPARIAKAAEIKAASPDDHFIFWHDLEAERVALERAIPGIATVYGSQDLEERERVIAGFSDGRISDLGGKPSMLGSGCNFQRHCHRAVFTGIGFKFNDFIQAIHRIQRFLQPREVVIDIIHSENEREVLRNLLAKWEQDKRLREKMGEIIRKYRLNEQAMAEALERSIGVERIEVKGEKYRIVNNDTVIETSRMAENSVGLIVTSIPFSTQYEYTPSYNDFGHTDDDDHFWRQMDFLTPQLLRVLQPGRWACVHVKDRIVPGGINGLGFQTLSTFHADCIHHFRRHGFAFMGMKTITTDVVRENNQTYRLGWTEQCKDATKMGCGVPEYLLLFRKPQTDRSKSYADVPVVKAKKEWDREAGAWKNPGGYSRARWQIDAHAYARSSGDRHLKAEEIAGLPADQVYKIWKEFNLSAIYDFEHHVAIGEALEMRGALPPTFMLLPPHSWHDDVWSDVARMRTLNGEQNAKGREMHLCPLQFDIVERAITQLSNPGDTVFDPFGGLMTVPYCAIRLGRRGLGVELNPGYFLDGAAYCRAMEEKMSVPSLFDYLDAADGDGVEERMPEAAE encoded by the coding sequence ATGACGGACCTTGCCGCATATGATGCATTCCTGCGCGCCAAGGCGGCTTCGGCGCGCCCGGCCGGCGAGGCCGTGACGGCGGCGGACATCAACCCGCTGCTCAAGGATCACCAGCGCGCCATCGTCGAATGGGCGGTGCGCGGAGGCCGCCGGGCCATCTTCGCGGCGTTCGGTCTCGGCAAGACCTTCATGCAGATCGAGGCCGTCGAGTGCCTGCGCCGCCTGCATGGCGGCCGGGGCCTGATCGTTGCGCCGCTCGGCGTCCGCCAGGAGTTCATGCGCGACGTTCTCACCCTGGCGACAGGCGAGCATCCCGACATCACGGACGCGCAGCGCGCGCAATTGCATGCGTGGCAGGACGGTCGGCCTGAGCGGGTTCCGTCCCTCCGCTTCATCCGCAGGATCGAGGAAGCCGACGAGACCGGGCTCTACATCACGAATTACGAGACGGTCCGCGACGGCAAGCTCGACCCGAGGCTGTTCGACATCACGTCCCTGGACGAGGCATCCTGCCTGCGGGGGTTCGGCGGCACGAAGACCTTCCGGGAGTTCATGAAGCTGTTCGCCGGCGACGACAGGCACGCCGGAACGAAGAACGATGGCGTGAAATACCGTTTCGTGGCGACCGCGACGCCAAGCCCGAACGACTATATCGAGCTGCTGGCCTATGCGGCCTATCTCGGCATCATGGATGTCGGGGAGGCGAAGACGAGATTCTTCCGCCGCAACTCCGAGAAGGCGGACCAGCTGACGCTGCACCCGCACAAGGAGGAGGAGTTCTGGCTTTGGGTATCATCCTGGGCCGTGTTCCTCCAGAAGCCCTCCGACCTCGGATTTTCCGACGAGGGCTACGAGTTGCCGCCGCTGACGGTACGCTATCACGAGGTCAGGTCCGATCTCCTCTCCGGACGCGAAACGCGCAGCGGGCAGATGCAGCTTATCGCGGATGCGGCCGTCGGTGTGGTCGACGCGGCGCGCGAGAAGCGGGCAAGCCTGCCGGCCCGGATAGCCAAGGCAGCCGAGATCAAGGCCGCCAGCCCGGACGACCACTTTATCTTCTGGCACGACCTCGAGGCCGAGAGGGTTGCGCTCGAAAGGGCCATTCCCGGCATCGCGACCGTCTACGGCTCGCAGGACCTGGAAGAGCGCGAGCGCGTGATCGCCGGCTTCTCCGACGGACGGATCAGCGATCTCGGCGGCAAGCCCTCCATGCTCGGTTCCGGCTGCAATTTCCAGCGACACTGCCATCGCGCCGTGTTCACCGGCATCGGCTTCAAGTTCAACGACTTCATCCAGGCGATCCACCGGATCCAGCGGTTCCTGCAGCCGCGCGAGGTCGTGATCGACATCATCCATTCGGAAAACGAGCGCGAGGTGCTGCGCAATCTCCTCGCCAAGTGGGAGCAGGACAAGCGCCTGAGGGAAAAGATGGGCGAGATCATCCGCAAGTACCGCCTCAACGAGCAGGCCATGGCCGAGGCCCTTGAGCGGTCGATCGGCGTGGAACGGATCGAGGTGAAGGGGGAGAAATACCGGATCGTGAATAACGATACCGTCATCGAGACGAGCCGCATGGCGGAGAACTCGGTGGGGCTGATCGTGACCTCGATCCCCTTCTCGACGCAATACGAATACACGCCATCCTACAACGACTTCGGTCATACCGACGACGACGATCACTTCTGGCGGCAGATGGACTTCCTGACGCCGCAGCTCCTGCGCGTGCTGCAGCCCGGCCGGTGGGCCTGCGTCCATGTCAAGGACAGGATCGTGCCCGGCGGCATCAACGGCCTCGGCTTCCAGACGCTCTCGACCTTCCATGCCGATTGCATCCATCACTTCCGCAGGCACGGCTTCGCCTTCATGGGCATGAAGACGATCACGACGGATGTCGTGCGGGAAAACAACCAGACCTACCGCCTCGGATGGACGGAGCAATGCAAGGACGCAACCAAGATGGGGTGCGGCGTCCCCGAATATCTGCTCCTGTTCCGCAAGCCGCAGACCGACAGGTCCAAGTCCTATGCGGACGTTCCCGTCGTCAAGGCGAAGAAGGAGTGGGACCGCGAGGCAGGAGCCTGGAAAAACCCGGGCGGATACAGCCGCGCGCGCTGGCAGATCGATGCCCACGCCTATGCGCGGTCTTCCGGCGACCGGCACCTCAAGGCCGAGGAGATCGCCGGGCTGCCGGCTGACCAGGTCTACAAGATCTGGAAGGAATTCAACCTGTCCGCGATCTACGATTTCGAGCACCACGTCGCCATCGGCGAGGCGCTCGAGATGCGCGGTGCGCTTCCGCCGACCTTCATGCTGCTGCCGCCGCATTCCTGGCATGACGATGTCTGGAGCGATGTGGCGCGGATGCGCACCCTCAACGGCGAGCAGAACGCGAAGGGCAGGGAGATGCATCTCTGTCCCCTGCAGTTCGACATCGTCGAGCGCGCCATAACCCAGCTGTCCAACCCCGGAGACACGGTGTTCGACCCGTTCGGGGGCCTGATGACGGTGCCCTATTGCGCCATAAGGCTGGGGCGGAGGGGGCTCGGCGTCGAGCTCAACCCCGGATACTTCCTCGACGGTGCGGCCTATTGCCGGGCGATGGAGGAGAAGATGTCCGTTCCGTCGCTGTTCGACTATCTCGACGCGGCGGATGGCGATGGCGTCGAAGAGCGCATGCCGGAGGCTGCCGAATGA
- the gpW gene encoding gpW family head-tail joining protein has translation MALPAITVTTENRDMWMQRLAEAETALHKLNTGAAVQSLSYDGESVTFTPTSLGKLRNWIGELRVALGLQSISRPRSRRVSFR, from the coding sequence ATGGCGCTACCCGCGATCACGGTGACAACCGAAAACCGCGACATGTGGATGCAGCGGCTGGCCGAGGCCGAAACCGCGCTGCACAAGCTCAACACCGGGGCGGCGGTCCAGAGCCTGTCCTATGATGGCGAAAGCGTGACCTTCACGCCGACATCCTTGGGAAAGCTGCGCAACTGGATCGGCGAGCTGCGCGTCGCGCTTGGCTTGCAGTCGATCTCCCGACCGCGCTCGAGGAGGGTGTCCTTCCGATGA
- a CDS encoding phage terminase large subunit family protein, with amino-acid sequence MTLLYNADRMLAECLCEVTTPPPPVDYLAWAKEHIEFSPGTSDFPGKYNEKLFPFFTEILHALSPEDPCRFVTLAKSAQVGGTVLANIFALGTIDLDPCLFLYVHPTDEMGDRWSKQKLTPMIRESEHLRSLFPDKSRDAANSVRYKERKDGRGAIQVAGANSAANLSQMSCKCQVHDDVAKWEDNAGGDPESQAESRAKTYRNAKIFKISTPLISPGCRISRAYDAGSQETYRVPCPHCGGFQALDWENMRDHIDLDHPERAHFRCVHCGEKIEERHRAWMVDPANGAHWFAKHPERKGYHRSFHIWMAYSPLERWETIAREWAKVQRGAAEDASAADRRSIEQTFYNDSLGLPLVLDQAAVDWELLRDRAEENTRQRGVVPARALALTLGIDVQETWVEWTLWGWGPFAYSAPIDHGRIDDRAGREGLSSREHSGHISEPEVRAALSALLRRKWRDENGVWREIDLAAIDGNYSTDDVWQWAREHPRSRVIMVRGGSDPFAPAIKQVSTETNAKGRQKRKAYTSRFFNFNASEFKMRLYRHLAKEDPDQPGYVDLPAGLGDEFFQQLVSEVREPVQSRGRLTWRWVLPHGKRNEVLDNANQARAAAYRLGIPLWGDDEWDARRDALARIAPSEPDLEDLIMKPQAPADVSRGEPEQDRAERIARARRNRRGR; translated from the coding sequence ATGACCTTGCTCTACAACGCCGACCGCATGCTGGCCGAGTGTCTTTGCGAGGTGACGACGCCGCCACCTCCCGTCGACTACCTGGCATGGGCCAAGGAACATATCGAGTTCTCCCCGGGTACGTCCGACTTCCCGGGCAAGTATAACGAGAAGCTGTTCCCGTTCTTCACCGAGATCCTTCATGCGCTGTCGCCGGAGGACCCGTGCCGATTCGTGACGCTCGCGAAGTCGGCGCAGGTCGGCGGCACGGTGCTGGCGAACATCTTTGCATTGGGAACGATCGATCTGGACCCCTGCCTGTTTCTCTACGTCCATCCGACGGACGAGATGGGCGACCGTTGGTCGAAGCAGAAACTGACGCCGATGATCAGGGAATCTGAGCATCTGCGCTCGCTGTTCCCGGACAAGTCGCGCGATGCCGCGAACTCGGTTCGCTACAAGGAACGGAAGGATGGCCGTGGCGCGATACAGGTGGCCGGCGCGAACTCCGCGGCAAACTTGTCTCAGATGTCCTGCAAGTGCCAGGTGCATGACGACGTCGCGAAATGGGAGGACAATGCCGGCGGCGATCCGGAAAGCCAGGCAGAGAGCCGAGCGAAGACCTATCGGAACGCGAAGATATTCAAGATATCGACGCCGCTGATCTCGCCCGGTTGCAGGATCTCCCGCGCTTACGATGCGGGAAGTCAGGAAACCTACCGCGTCCCGTGTCCTCATTGCGGCGGCTTCCAGGCGCTGGATTGGGAAAACATGCGGGATCATATCGATCTCGACCATCCCGAGCGGGCGCATTTCCGCTGCGTGCATTGCGGCGAGAAGATCGAGGAACGCCACCGGGCGTGGATGGTCGATCCGGCCAATGGTGCGCATTGGTTCGCGAAGCATCCGGAACGAAAGGGATATCACCGGTCGTTCCATATCTGGATGGCCTATTCTCCGCTGGAACGGTGGGAGACGATCGCCCGCGAGTGGGCGAAGGTGCAGCGCGGCGCAGCCGAGGATGCGAGCGCGGCGGACAGGCGCTCGATCGAGCAAACGTTCTACAACGATTCTCTCGGCTTGCCGTTGGTTCTGGACCAGGCCGCGGTCGACTGGGAGCTGCTGCGCGATCGCGCCGAGGAGAACACGCGCCAGCGCGGCGTCGTCCCGGCCCGCGCGCTGGCTCTGACGCTCGGCATCGACGTGCAGGAGACATGGGTCGAATGGACGCTGTGGGGCTGGGGGCCGTTTGCCTATTCCGCACCCATCGACCACGGCCGGATAGACGACCGCGCGGGCCGCGAGGGACTTTCGTCGCGGGAGCACTCGGGCCACATTTCAGAACCGGAAGTCCGGGCAGCGCTATCGGCGCTGCTGCGTCGGAAGTGGCGTGACGAGAACGGCGTGTGGCGCGAAATCGACCTGGCCGCCATCGACGGTAACTATTCGACCGACGATGTCTGGCAATGGGCGCGCGAGCATCCGCGATCGCGGGTGATCATGGTGCGCGGCGGCTCCGACCCTTTCGCGCCGGCCATCAAACAGGTGTCGACGGAAACGAACGCCAAGGGCCGCCAGAAGCGGAAAGCCTACACGTCCCGCTTCTTCAACTTCAATGCATCCGAGTTCAAGATGCGGCTCTATCGGCATCTTGCGAAGGAAGACCCGGATCAGCCCGGCTACGTCGATCTCCCGGCCGGCCTCGGCGACGAGTTCTTTCAGCAGCTCGTGTCCGAGGTTCGCGAGCCGGTTCAGTCGCGCGGGCGGCTGACATGGCGGTGGGTGCTACCGCACGGCAAGCGCAACGAGGTTCTCGACAACGCCAACCAGGCGCGCGCCGCTGCCTATCGTCTCGGAATACCGCTTTGGGGAGACGATGAATGGGATGCGCGCCGCGACGCGCTGGCGCGGATCGCGCCGTCCGAACCGGACCTAGAGGATCTGATCATGAAACCGCAGGCTCCGGCCGATGTCTCGCGCGGAGAGCCTGAACAGGATCGCGCCGAACGCATCGCGAGGGCGCGCCGCAACCGCAGGGGCAGATGA
- a CDS encoding phage portal protein yields MTEPVIYGANGDPLPQDLRRMARTRARINALGRFNPAYQGAGIDHPSLRDWSAPYVSGQGALAGEREILAARVHDLVRNDGWTSSAVTKKLNNIVGSGWRLNALPNWRVLGISRDEAEAVSDRIEALWLDYATETGFWADAERAGNVSSVLGLAARHYIIDGESFGVLVWRDESPTGFQTAMQVVHPQRCSNPNMVPDREDLRDGVALDALGAACGYWFRQAHPGDRFLAGRNPMTWEYFPRETEWGRPRVVHCYTRGEAGMTRAVSDFVANLRKQRQIHQYDDFELRAAGMNALLAAFIKTPFDAELLADAMDATDPAQKLSDTMQAMADAQASVYSQDPIRLDGAQLNFLNPGEDVILTRPQHPNSGFEAFVKFGLRNLAAVAGITAEQLTQDWSEVNYSSARAALQEVWKGFHTMKAVVASQFMQPWYRAWLEEVFDKGLVEVPAGAPPFRDAPEAWAQADWIGTGRGYIDPQKEAEAAAMRISLGVSTLEREAAEQGLDWKAVAEQRAREREFLRSLGMDPDAGRPEARIQPQEPDEEEPSAAEQKRRRARSRSGVPLIARRPG; encoded by the coding sequence ATGACAGAACCCGTGATCTATGGCGCCAACGGCGATCCGCTACCGCAGGACCTGCGCCGGATGGCGCGGACGCGCGCGCGGATCAATGCGCTTGGCCGGTTCAATCCGGCCTATCAGGGCGCAGGCATCGATCATCCGAGCCTCCGCGACTGGAGCGCGCCTTATGTCTCCGGGCAGGGGGCTCTCGCCGGCGAGAGGGAGATCCTCGCGGCGCGCGTGCACGACCTGGTGCGCAATGACGGCTGGACATCGTCGGCTGTCACGAAGAAGCTCAACAACATTGTCGGTTCCGGCTGGCGGCTGAACGCGCTGCCCAACTGGCGCGTTCTGGGTATCTCCCGCGATGAGGCGGAGGCCGTGTCGGACCGGATCGAGGCGCTCTGGCTCGATTACGCGACCGAGACGGGGTTCTGGGCGGACGCCGAACGTGCCGGTAACGTGTCTTCCGTGCTCGGCCTCGCGGCGCGTCACTACATTATCGACGGGGAATCTTTCGGTGTTCTCGTCTGGCGCGATGAATCTCCGACCGGGTTTCAGACGGCGATGCAGGTCGTGCATCCGCAGCGTTGTTCCAACCCAAACATGGTGCCGGACCGGGAGGACTTGCGCGACGGTGTCGCGCTGGACGCGCTGGGCGCGGCGTGCGGATACTGGTTCCGCCAGGCCCATCCCGGCGACCGGTTTCTGGCCGGCCGCAATCCGATGACGTGGGAGTATTTCCCGCGGGAGACGGAGTGGGGCAGGCCGCGCGTGGTCCATTGCTACACGCGCGGCGAGGCTGGCATGACGCGCGCGGTGTCGGATTTCGTGGCGAACCTGCGCAAGCAGCGGCAGATCCACCAGTACGACGACTTCGAGCTGCGGGCGGCCGGCATGAATGCCCTGCTGGCGGCGTTCATCAAGACGCCATTCGACGCAGAGCTGCTTGCCGATGCCATGGACGCCACGGACCCGGCACAGAAGTTGTCGGACACCATGCAGGCCATGGCGGACGCGCAGGCCAGCGTCTACTCGCAGGACCCGATCCGCCTCGACGGCGCGCAACTCAACTTTCTCAATCCGGGCGAGGATGTAATTCTCACGCGCCCGCAGCACCCGAATTCTGGTTTCGAAGCCTTCGTCAAGTTCGGTCTTCGCAATCTCGCGGCAGTCGCAGGGATCACGGCCGAGCAGCTGACGCAGGACTGGTCGGAGGTCAATTATTCCTCCGCGCGCGCTGCGCTGCAGGAGGTCTGGAAGGGCTTCCACACGATGAAGGCTGTTGTCGCCTCGCAGTTCATGCAGCCTTGGTACAGGGCGTGGCTGGAAGAGGTTTTCGACAAGGGGCTTGTCGAGGTTCCTGCCGGCGCCCCGCCGTTTCGAGATGCGCCCGAGGCGTGGGCGCAGGCCGACTGGATCGGGACCGGCCGCGGCTACATCGATCCACAGAAGGAAGCCGAGGCTGCCGCGATGCGGATATCTCTCGGTGTTTCCACACTGGAGCGCGAAGCGGCCGAGCAGGGGCTCGACTGGAAGGCGGTAGCCGAGCAGCGGGCGCGCGAGCGCGAGTTCCTGCGTTCGCTCGGCATGGATCCCGATGCCGGACGCCCGGAAGCCCGCATCCAGCCGCAGGAACCTGACGAAGAGGAGCCGTCGGCGGCCGAACAGAAACGCCGGAGGGCACGGTCCCGCTCGGGCGTTCCGCTGATCGCAAGGAGACCTGGATGA
- a CDS encoding DNA primase family protein — translation MTKGKGNSVPKAVASIIADAERQAAALAAGHFLDGEDGEPVAGVADGLDPEVVAHCATLDHSDTDNARRLQLHFGRDLIVMAQEGSEKPPYAAWTGTHWDFPSGPQRALAIAQKLGGAIALETAYMEPTEAEAAAIGAWEAMAKERGVPVDCDISDLPTSCKQTASRAHKAQANFAKRVQRRHAHAVTSKNIGRMNAALTCLAPHILADADSFNADPLRFACLTHTIRFDVREGKVPNPDSGEDPTAPLEIDGKTVRVIAKRGHDRGDRITAVVPVKYDPQAKCPKFMAWLEEFSPNPEVRRMLQVSSGLGLLGLAVQRLFFHYGKGANGKSVFMETIGRVLGDLSITLPAESITGRQNSGSGPSPDLARLYGRRLLRVAELPQGEPLRIELIKKLTGGERFPVRDLFKGYFDFTPIFVAHMSGNGYPRTDETDNGTWRRLVVVKWPKTIPTDQQRDFEEVLAEFEPEYPGILNWLIEGAKIFLTEGLVIAQESLAETARYRAEMDPLAGFVSACIAADENESIQARDMYSTYVLWASENGVKPISETAFGRKMPNYFPRDDSGRTRRYVGCRIKYRPSGDPADRQASYPEGYAG, via the coding sequence ATGACGAAAGGAAAGGGCAATTCGGTTCCGAAGGCGGTCGCTTCCATAATCGCCGATGCCGAGCGGCAGGCCGCCGCCCTGGCTGCCGGACACTTCCTCGACGGCGAGGATGGCGAGCCGGTTGCCGGCGTTGCCGACGGGCTGGACCCGGAGGTGGTCGCGCATTGCGCCACGCTTGACCATTCCGACACGGACAATGCGCGGCGCCTGCAACTGCATTTCGGCCGCGACCTGATCGTGATGGCGCAGGAGGGGTCGGAAAAGCCGCCCTACGCGGCATGGACGGGAACGCACTGGGATTTTCCCTCCGGCCCGCAGCGCGCGCTGGCGATTGCACAGAAGCTAGGCGGCGCGATCGCGCTCGAGACGGCGTATATGGAGCCGACCGAGGCCGAGGCCGCGGCGATAGGGGCATGGGAAGCGATGGCGAAGGAGCGCGGCGTTCCCGTCGATTGCGACATCTCTGACCTGCCGACGAGCTGCAAGCAAACGGCCTCCCGGGCGCACAAGGCGCAGGCCAATTTCGCCAAGCGCGTCCAGCGCCGCCACGCCCACGCCGTCACCTCGAAGAATATCGGCCGGATGAACGCGGCGCTGACATGCCTGGCGCCGCACATCCTGGCGGACGCAGATTCCTTCAACGCCGATCCGCTGCGCTTCGCCTGCCTGACGCACACGATCCGCTTCGATGTGAGGGAAGGCAAGGTGCCGAACCCGGACAGCGGGGAGGACCCGACCGCACCGCTCGAGATCGACGGCAAGACGGTGCGGGTGATCGCGAAACGCGGGCACGACCGCGGGGACAGGATCACGGCCGTGGTGCCGGTGAAATACGACCCGCAGGCGAAATGCCCGAAATTCATGGCATGGCTGGAGGAGTTTTCCCCGAACCCCGAGGTGCGGCGCATGCTGCAGGTCTCCAGCGGCCTCGGCCTTCTCGGCCTCGCCGTGCAGCGGCTGTTCTTCCACTACGGCAAGGGCGCGAACGGCAAGAGCGTGTTCATGGAGACGATCGGCCGCGTGCTCGGCGACCTCTCGATAACGCTGCCGGCGGAATCGATCACCGGACGGCAGAACTCGGGTTCCGGACCGTCGCCGGACCTCGCCCGTCTTTACGGCCGGCGGCTGCTGCGCGTGGCCGAGCTGCCGCAGGGCGAGCCGCTGCGCATAGAACTGATCAAGAAGTTGACCGGCGGCGAACGCTTCCCGGTGCGCGACCTGTTCAAGGGATACTTCGACTTCACGCCGATCTTCGTGGCGCACATGTCGGGCAACGGCTATCCGCGCACCGACGAGACGGACAACGGCACGTGGCGGCGTCTCGTTGTCGTCAAGTGGCCGAAGACGATTCCGACGGACCAGCAGCGCGACTTCGAGGAAGTGCTGGCGGAGTTCGAGCCGGAATATCCCGGCATTCTCAACTGGCTGATCGAGGGGGCGAAGATATTCCTGACCGAGGGGCTTGTGATCGCGCAGGAGAGCCTTGCCGAGACGGCGCGTTACAGGGCGGAAATGGATCCGCTGGCCGGTTTCGTCTCCGCCTGCATCGCCGCCGACGAGAACGAGAGCATCCAGGCGCGCGACATGTACTCGACCTACGTGCTATGGGCGTCTGAAAACGGCGTCAAGCCGATCTCCGAAACCGCCTTCGGCCGCAAGATGCCGAACTATTTCCCGCGCGACGACAGCGGCCGGACGCGGCGATATGTCGGCTGCCGCATCAAGTACCGCCCGTCGGGCGACCCTGCGGACCGGCAGGCGAGCTATCCGGAGGGCTATGCCGGATGA
- a CDS encoding HNH endonuclease signature motif containing protein: MRRRRIEYSSEEMRWLEDNRMMVISDYHRAFVERFGRRDVTADNLHGLRKRMGWKVGRAPGRLAGRSRKFSEVELAWLSENRTMPIGDYHRAFVERFGRTDITRQALHALRKRKGWKTGRTGRFGKGHVPANKGRKMPWNENSARTRFRKGHRPHNYRGAGHESIDEHGYVWMIVDETNPYTGAPTRRVQKHKWLWERENGPVPEGHVLKCLDGDKSNTDPSNWECVPTGLLPRLNGKCGRDYDNAPDELKPAIMAVAKLEHAARNRRAEAAE, from the coding sequence ATGAGACGGCGGCGCATCGAGTACAGCAGCGAGGAGATGCGCTGGCTGGAAGATAACCGGATGATGGTGATCTCCGACTATCACCGTGCCTTCGTGGAGCGTTTCGGGCGGCGGGACGTGACAGCCGACAATCTTCACGGGCTGCGCAAGCGAATGGGGTGGAAAGTCGGGCGCGCACCCGGCCGGCTTGCGGGACGGTCGCGGAAGTTCTCCGAGGTCGAGCTTGCATGGCTCTCCGAGAACCGGACGATGCCGATCGGCGATTATCACCGTGCTTTCGTAGAGCGTTTCGGGCGAACCGACATTACACGGCAGGCCCTGCATGCCCTGCGCAAGCGCAAGGGTTGGAAAACCGGCCGGACCGGGCGGTTCGGAAAAGGGCATGTCCCCGCCAACAAGGGCCGGAAGATGCCGTGGAACGAAAACTCTGCGCGCACCAGGTTCCGCAAGGGGCACCGTCCTCACAACTACAGGGGTGCGGGTCACGAATCGATCGACGAGCACGGCTATGTGTGGATGATCGTCGACGAGACGAACCCCTACACCGGCGCACCGACGCGCCGGGTCCAGAAGCACAAGTGGCTGTGGGAACGCGAGAACGGCCCCGTGCCGGAAGGGCATGTTCTCAAGTGCCTGGACGGGGACAAATCCAACACCGATCCGTCGAACTGGGAATGCGTGCCGACAGGGCTTCTGCCGCGGCTGAACGGCAAGTGCGGGCGCGACTACGACAATGCGCCAGACGAGCTCAAGCCGGCGATCATGGCTGTCGCAAAGCTGGAGCACGCAGCGAGGAACAGACGGGCGGAGGCTGCGGAATGA